In Colletotrichum lupini chromosome 6, complete sequence, a single window of DNA contains:
- a CDS encoding DnaJ domain-containing protein codes for TAALSRSRYSFTFRPLRAAFPFHHNSTGLGNDKMKFSSILSVGLLVVSPLAAAWSKEDREIFRIRDEIKAHEANPEQTFYDLLGVKNSASIDEITKAYRKISRTLHPDKVRQQLIAERTKAKKKEKKTPGVNVSKAPTQKEIKAAVKIASERQARLGLVRNIISGPDRDRYDHFLKNGFPAWKGTNYYYNRYRPGLGTVLFGVFLVAGGAFHYIALYMSWKRQKDFVERYIKFARNAAWGDNLSIPGIDDTPAPAPAAPAADDEEGPQLPRNRKERRMQEQMARREAAKERGGRSRKPAPAARSTSGSGTATPRETVAQTGQTGPTGSKKRVVAENGKILVVDSLGDVYLEEQDEDGNTEQYLLDPNELPQPTIRDTALVRLPIWAYNRTVGRALGKNTTELEIDTEDLDSDDGEIQHTPSSDSAADDFELLEKSTDSLGKAKASGAQTGGKTNKRKNKKR; via the exons ACAGCTGCGCTTTCTCGATCCCGATACTCCTTTACCTTTCGGCCATTGCGCGCCGCCTTCCCATTCCATCATAACTCGACTGGACTCGGCAACGACAAGATGAAGTTCAGCAGCATCCTGTCCGTTGGCCTTTTGGTCGTCTCGCCCCTGGCTGCGGCCTGGAGCAAGGAGG ATCGTGAGATTTTCCGTATCCGCGATGAGATCAAGGCCCACGAGGCCAACCCCGAACAGACCTTCTACGACCTCCTCGGCGTCAAGAACAGCGCTTCCATCGACGAGATCACCAAGGCCTACCGCAAGATCTCCCGCACTCTCCACCCTGATAAAGTTCGCCAGCAGCTCATCGCCGAGCGCACCAAGGctaagaagaaggagaagaagacccCCGGCGTCAATGTCTCCAAGGCTCCTACTCAGAAGGAGATCAAGGCCGCTGTCAAGATTGCCTCTGAGCGCCAGGCCCGCCTCGGTCTCGTGCGCAACATCATCAGTGGTCCCGATCGCGACCGCTACGACCATTTCCTGAAGAATGGCTTCCCGGCCTGGAAGGGCACCAATTACTATTACAATCGGTACCGCCCTGGTCTGGGCACTGTGCTCTTCGGTGTCTTCCTTGTGGCTGGAGGTGCCTTCCACTACATCGCTCTGTACATGTCCTGGAAGCGCCAGAAGGACTTTGTTGAGCGCTACATCAAGTTCGCACGCAATGCTGCTTGGGGAGACAACCTGAGTATTCCTGGCATCGACGACACCCCCGCCCCTGCTCCTGCTGCCCCCGCCGCCGACGATGAGGAGGGCCCCCAGCTGCCCAGAAACCGCAAGGAAAGACGTATGCAGGAACAAATGGCTCGCAGAGAGGCCGCCAAGGAGCGTGGAGGCCGATCCCGCAAGCCCGCTCCCGCCGCTCGCAGCACCAGCGGCAGCGGTACCGCCACCCCCCGCGAGACGGTTGCGCAGACCGGTCAGACCGGCCCCACCGGCTCCAAGAAGCGCGTTGTCGCCGAGAATGGCAAGATTCTTGTGGTTGATTCCCTCGGAGACGTCTACCTCGAGGAGCAGGATGAGGATGGCAACACCGAGCAGTACCTCCTTGAC CCCAACGAACTGCCTCAACCCACCATCCGTGACACCGCGCTCGTCCGCCTCCCCATCTGGGCCTACAACCGCACTGTCGGCCGCGCCCTCGGCAAGAACACTACTGAGCTGGAGATCGACACCGAGGACCTGGACTCTGATGACGGCGAGATTCAACACACCCCCAGCTCTGACTCTGCCGCTGATGACTTTGAGCTCTTGGAGAAATCGACCGATTCTTTGGGCAAGGCCAAGGCTTCCGGTGCGCAGACTGGAGGCAAGACCAACAAGCGCAAGAACAAGAAGCGTTGA